In Chromobacterium rhizoryzae, one genomic interval encodes:
- a CDS encoding type II toxin-antitoxin system HigB family toxin, with protein MKLISNRALRDFAQAHPDAEQPLQGWRRVIEKNAFANYAAMKQAFNSMDKVGELMVFNIGGNKFRLIAFVQFPRQVVYVKAVLTHGQYDKGDWKS; from the coding sequence ATGAAACTGATCAGCAACCGCGCCTTGCGCGACTTCGCCCAGGCTCACCCGGACGCGGAACAGCCGCTGCAAGGCTGGCGCCGCGTCATAGAAAAGAACGCGTTCGCCAACTATGCCGCAATGAAGCAAGCCTTCAACAGCATGGACAAGGTGGGGGAGCTGATGGTGTTCAATATCGGGGGCAACAAGTTCCGGCTGATCGCCTTTGTGCAGTTCCCTCGACAAGTAGTGTATGTGAAGGCCGTGCTGACGCATGGCCAGTATGACAAAGGAGACTGGAAATCATGA
- a CDS encoding phage tail assembly protein — MQDKDPITLDQPIQRGQTQIAALRISKPSAGQLRGTKLVDLLQMDVGALITLLPRITLPPLTEQEVQSMDPADLTECGIAVASFLGKKERQPNEADTASPAA, encoded by the coding sequence ATGCAAGACAAAGACCCCATCACCCTGGACCAGCCTATCCAGCGCGGACAGACCCAAATCGCCGCCCTCCGCATCAGCAAGCCCAGCGCCGGCCAGCTGCGCGGCACCAAGCTGGTGGACCTGCTGCAAATGGACGTCGGCGCGCTGATCACCCTGTTGCCGCGCATCACCCTGCCGCCGCTGACCGAACAGGAAGTGCAAAGCATGGATCCGGCCGACCTGACCGAATGCGGTATCGCGGTGGCCAGTTTTTTGGGGAAGAAGGAACGGCAGCCGAACGAAGCGGACACGGCCTCCCCGGCCGCGTAG
- a CDS encoding phage tail tape measure protein, with the protein MSDTRMKLEVLLAGVDKLSRPLRDAMAGNKALAQAVKHSREQLKALERTQSNISGYKKQTAALQDTRAKLDQAQQRVRAMREQMRAGVEQTDTFRKAFTKANESVHSLTTQVQRQTRDLAPLRAKLSEAGVKVAQLGSAETALKGKVDGVTRALKEQQRALEQTSQRSQKLQENKARLRGSLDRAGQLGMPVVNVGSLPRAIVSGMRSPIEESKHYQTEFQRVRALGIGDKEANRAKQFAANLNAYGVSATETLELHRDAWAVFADRDHAEMVTPVLTRMKFANKAMFGEGEGQEKDKQLMDMMKVIEMRGGANNEKDFMAQANKVQQVIAATGGRVGPNEWYRFTKRSGLAGQGLSNEAFYYKMEPVIQEMGGDTAGQAWMSAYQNLYQGRTTKRAALLLDKFDLIGDRSKIKHDKAGQVSFLNPGALKGAATFKTDPFKWIDEILLPTLEKKGIKDRQQIEDVLGGIFTNRNASGLFGKLVLQRKQFAKSAAVNARADNIDQIYDKAKDTAEGKEIDLITRRADAYKVLGDAVMPEYTQALEMASAAVKKLSDWMQANPAAAKAITLALMTLAAALATLAALIIPLAMLRFTFSSLGIAASAGRLAFSRLGGALKSLGTALRWMGGAAWKAITIVGKAMFWLGRVLLMNPILLLITAIAVGAYLIWRHWDTLGPKFAKLWASIKQFFSDSWNWICMKLAEFVVLYILPVIDKIKEKFKAGWAFVKTSANDLLDWFQNLPGRFVEFGSNIMQGLVTGIKGGLGWVKDAILGVGDMLPEWLRKKLDIHSPSRVFAGIGGYTMAGLEQGITQGQGGPLAALRNATGKLTALGAGVMLGAGPALAGQLDTRPPLARPAMAATAPIMINAPITIHAAPGMDERALARLVRQELEKAQRDAQARQRSKFGDID; encoded by the coding sequence ATGAGCGATACCCGGATGAAGCTGGAAGTGCTGCTGGCGGGCGTGGACAAACTGAGCCGCCCGCTGCGCGACGCCATGGCCGGCAACAAGGCGCTGGCCCAGGCGGTCAAGCACTCCCGCGAACAGCTGAAGGCGCTGGAGCGCACCCAGTCCAATATCAGCGGCTACAAAAAGCAGACCGCCGCGCTGCAGGACACCCGCGCCAAGCTGGACCAGGCGCAGCAGCGCGTGCGCGCCATGCGCGAGCAGATGCGCGCCGGCGTCGAACAGACCGACACATTCCGCAAGGCCTTCACCAAGGCCAACGAAAGCGTGCATAGCCTCACCACCCAAGTGCAGCGCCAAACCCGCGACCTAGCCCCGCTGCGCGCCAAGCTGAGCGAGGCCGGCGTCAAGGTCGCCCAGCTGGGCAGCGCGGAAACCGCGCTCAAGGGCAAGGTGGACGGCGTCACCCGCGCCTTGAAAGAACAACAACGCGCCCTGGAGCAGACCAGCCAACGCAGCCAGAAACTGCAGGAGAACAAAGCCAGACTTCGCGGCTCGCTGGACCGCGCCGGCCAGCTCGGCATGCCGGTGGTCAATGTCGGCAGCCTGCCGCGCGCCATCGTCAGCGGCATGCGCAGTCCCATCGAAGAAAGCAAGCATTACCAAACCGAATTCCAGCGCGTGCGCGCACTGGGCATTGGCGATAAAGAAGCCAATCGCGCCAAGCAGTTCGCCGCCAATCTGAATGCCTACGGCGTCAGCGCCACCGAAACCTTAGAGCTGCACCGTGACGCCTGGGCGGTATTCGCTGATCGCGACCACGCCGAAATGGTCACCCCGGTGCTGACCCGAATGAAGTTCGCGAACAAGGCCATGTTTGGCGAAGGAGAAGGACAGGAAAAAGACAAGCAACTGATGGACATGATGAAGGTGATCGAAATGCGCGGCGGGGCCAATAATGAAAAAGACTTCATGGCCCAAGCCAACAAGGTACAGCAAGTCATCGCCGCAACCGGCGGCCGCGTTGGTCCCAATGAGTGGTATCGCTTCACCAAGCGTTCCGGCTTGGCCGGCCAAGGCCTGAGCAATGAAGCCTTCTATTACAAAATGGAGCCGGTCATTCAGGAGATGGGCGGCGACACCGCCGGCCAGGCCTGGATGTCCGCCTACCAAAACCTCTATCAAGGCCGCACCACCAAACGCGCCGCGCTGCTGCTCGACAAGTTCGACCTGATCGGCGACCGCAGCAAAATCAAACACGACAAAGCCGGCCAAGTCAGCTTTTTGAACCCGGGCGCGCTGAAAGGCGCCGCCACCTTCAAAACCGACCCCTTCAAATGGATTGATGAAATCCTGCTGCCCACGCTGGAAAAGAAAGGCATCAAGGATCGACAACAAATCGAAGACGTGTTGGGCGGCATCTTCACCAACCGCAACGCCTCAGGTCTATTCGGCAAGCTGGTGCTGCAAAGAAAGCAATTCGCGAAAAGCGCCGCGGTCAACGCCCGGGCCGACAACATCGATCAGATCTACGACAAGGCCAAGGACACCGCCGAAGGCAAGGAAATCGACCTGATCACCCGCCGCGCCGACGCCTACAAGGTCCTGGGCGATGCGGTGATGCCGGAATATACCCAGGCGCTGGAAATGGCGTCCGCCGCCGTCAAAAAACTGAGCGACTGGATGCAAGCCAACCCGGCGGCGGCCAAGGCCATCACCCTCGCGCTGATGACGCTGGCCGCCGCGCTCGCCACCCTGGCCGCGCTGATCATCCCGCTGGCCATGCTGCGCTTTACCTTCTCCTCGCTCGGCATCGCCGCCTCGGCGGGGCGGCTGGCGTTCTCCAGACTGGGCGGCGCGCTGAAATCCTTGGGAACCGCGCTCCGCTGGATGGGCGGCGCCGCCTGGAAAGCCATCACCATCGTGGGCAAAGCGATGTTCTGGCTGGGCCGGGTGTTGCTGATGAACCCCATCTTGCTGCTGATCACCGCCATTGCCGTGGGCGCCTACTTGATCTGGCGCCACTGGGACACGCTCGGCCCCAAATTCGCCAAGCTCTGGGCCAGCATCAAACAGTTCTTCAGCGATAGCTGGAACTGGATTTGCATGAAGCTGGCCGAGTTCGTCGTGCTCTACATCTTGCCGGTCATCGACAAGATCAAAGAGAAATTTAAGGCGGGCTGGGCCTTCGTCAAAACCTCGGCCAATGATCTGCTGGACTGGTTCCAGAACTTGCCCGGCCGCTTTGTCGAATTTGGCAGCAACATCATGCAAGGCCTAGTCACCGGCATTAAAGGCGGCCTGGGCTGGGTCAAAGACGCCATCCTCGGCGTCGGCGACATGCTGCCGGAGTGGCTGCGCAAGAAGCTGGACATCCATAGCCCGAGCCGAGTGTTCGCCGGCATCGGCGGCTACACCATGGCCGGGCTGGAGCAAGGTATCACCCAGGGCCAGGGCGGCCCGCTGGCCGCGCTGCGCAACGCCACCGGCAAGCTGACCGCCCTCGGCGCCGGCGTCATGCTCGGCGCCGGGCCGGCGCTGGCCGGCCAGCTGGACACCCGCCCGCCGCTGGCGCGGCCGGCCATGGCCGCCACCGCCCCCATCATGATCAACGCCCCCATCACCATCCACGCCGCGCCCGGCATGGACGAACGCGCGCTGGCGCGGCTGGTGCGTCAGGAGCTGGAAAAAGCCCAGCGCGACGCCCAGGCCCGCCAGCGCAGCAAATTTGGAGACATCGACTAA
- a CDS encoding helix-turn-helix domain-containing protein has translation MNARIDAASLLPAWRAFSQATDIRPIRDADHYDRMSELLDALWDSTQGDDQHPLWDLSELVGDLVHDYENRNHPLPDATGLDALRHLMQEHGLRQNDLPEIGSQGVVSEVMAGKRELNLRQVKQLAARFGVSPATFID, from the coding sequence ATGAACGCCCGTATCGACGCCGCCAGCCTGCTGCCCGCCTGGCGGGCCTTCAGCCAGGCCACCGACATCCGCCCCATCCGCGATGCCGACCACTACGACCGCATGAGCGAGCTGCTGGACGCGCTGTGGGACAGCACCCAGGGCGATGATCAACACCCGCTGTGGGATTTGAGCGAGCTGGTCGGGGACTTGGTCCACGACTACGAAAACCGCAATCACCCGCTACCGGACGCCACCGGCCTGGATGCGCTGCGCCATCTGATGCAGGAACACGGCCTGCGCCAGAACGACCTGCCGGAGATTGGCAGCCAGGGTGTGGTGTCCGAAGTGATGGCCGGCAAGCGCGAGCTGAACCTGCGCCAGGTCAAGCAACTGGCGGCCCGCTTTGGCGTCAGCCCGGCGACCTTTATAGATTAA
- a CDS encoding phage tail protein, which translates to MLGLPMMALGLFVFTRSTLPYQEMKQQYGWRWPGNPRVGAAPGRQYTGPEEEPVTLSGKLLPELTGGDSSLALLKLMADQALAWPLIEGTGMIYGFYVIEKLDLTRREFFSDGKAREIDFTLTLQRVDGSMLDLLGNLSRAVMELAF; encoded by the coding sequence ATGCTAGGCCTGCCGATGATGGCGCTAGGGCTGTTCGTGTTCACCCGCAGCACCCTGCCCTATCAGGAAATGAAACAGCAATACGGCTGGCGCTGGCCGGGCAATCCCCGCGTCGGCGCCGCGCCCGGCCGCCAATACACCGGGCCGGAGGAAGAGCCCGTCACCCTGTCCGGCAAGCTGCTGCCGGAGCTGACCGGCGGCGACAGCTCGCTGGCCCTGCTCAAGCTGATGGCCGACCAGGCGCTGGCCTGGCCGCTGATCGAGGGCACCGGCATGATTTACGGCTTCTACGTCATCGAAAAGCTGGACCTCACCCGCCGTGAATTCTTCAGCGACGGCAAGGCGCGCGAGATCGACTTCACCCTGACCCTGCAGCGCGTCGACGGCAGCATGCTGGACCTGCTCGGCAACCTCAGCCGCGCGGTGATGGAGCTGGCGTTTTGA
- a CDS encoding GpE family phage tail protein, whose translation MAVIFHWPPSAFDHMSLAELADWREHARLRSGNEDT comes from the coding sequence GTGGCGGTCATTTTTCATTGGCCGCCGTCGGCGTTTGATCACATGAGCCTGGCCGAACTGGCCGATTGGCGCGAACACGCCCGCCTGCGCAGCGGCAACGAGGACACATGA
- a CDS encoding DUF4238 domain-containing protein, with protein sequence MIKRKHHYISRAYLRAWAEDDKLWCKRFKGDVFGANIINIAQENDFYKLLQLSSDDIKYLTHMIQFNKNKLTRKSNMGWLNSFNTIIKIAIALEKIGSEEAKKDARKIINNWEEDVYSELENDYQFALNNIRNKNLAPFAHGTGIRWKLIDYIFNGHFRTKKMRDNITSQLKIPSNFGNVKVENCWPILRHVFATSATSSYLLDTSYKFTFIETMHNAKFITSDCPFINLQAIQKDWNPQTGGASYFHPLSPTLAILFSVCETEGETIYLDEKEVSTYNEIIKDYSHEQLYSNERELLKI encoded by the coding sequence GTGATAAAAAGAAAGCACCATTACATCTCAAGGGCTTATCTAAGAGCTTGGGCAGAGGATGATAAGCTATGGTGTAAAAGATTTAAAGGTGACGTTTTTGGGGCCAACATAATAAATATTGCACAGGAAAATGACTTTTACAAACTTCTTCAATTAAGTTCTGATGATATAAAATATTTAACACACATGATTCAATTCAATAAAAACAAATTGACACGAAAATCGAATATGGGGTGGTTAAACTCATTCAATACGATTATTAAAATAGCAATAGCATTAGAAAAAATTGGCAGCGAGGAGGCAAAAAAAGATGCCAGAAAAATCATTAACAACTGGGAAGAAGACGTTTACAGTGAACTTGAAAACGACTACCAGTTTGCGCTTAACAACATCAGGAATAAAAACCTAGCTCCATTTGCCCATGGAACAGGAATCAGATGGAAATTGATAGATTACATATTTAACGGGCATTTCAGAACAAAGAAAATGAGAGACAACATCACCAGCCAATTAAAAATCCCGAGCAACTTTGGCAACGTAAAAGTAGAAAACTGCTGGCCTATTTTAAGGCATGTATTTGCCACAAGCGCAACCAGTAGCTATCTACTAGACACCTCTTACAAATTTACATTTATAGAAACAATGCACAATGCAAAATTCATAACAAGTGACTGTCCATTTATAAACCTACAGGCCATCCAAAAAGACTGGAATCCACAAACCGGGGGAGCATCATACTTTCACCCCCTATCACCAACCCTTGCCATTCTGTTTTCTGTTTGTGAAACAGAAGGAGAAACAATATATTTAGACGAAAAAGAAGTTTCAACATACAACGAAATAATAAAAGATTACTCGCATGAACAGCTGTACTCAAACGAGCGTGAGCTATTAAAAATTTAA
- a CDS encoding phage late control D family protein produces MSLDSLMATGQDIAQQGLDLAGQALDGLDSLASFAGLNGAPTPAWRLTLNGKPLDSALRRRLVALTLTDNRGFDADQLDIVLDDSDGMLELPGRGAVIAVALGWRHSGLIDKGSYTVDEVEHSGTPDILTLRARSSDLREGIAAKREKSWSKTTLGAIVRAIAAANQLQPAIPDWLAKRRVEQLDQRNESDAQLLHRLAREHDAVATVKNGRLVFCKAGDAETVSGKPFPVCTLTRASGDSHRFNIADRNAYTAVKAQWQDLNRAKRGEIIVDKNTRFERRATVTKLGRKTKRKKLTAIQQKGVEPSAGNVKVLRHIYASEATALQGAKAAWEKLQRGAAEFSINLAYGRPELFAELPARVQGFKPAIDATEWVINKITHTLNDGGYTCQLELEMRLDEVK; encoded by the coding sequence TTGAGCCTGGACAGCCTGATGGCCACCGGCCAGGACATCGCCCAGCAAGGCCTGGACCTGGCCGGCCAGGCGCTGGACGGCCTAGACAGTCTGGCCAGCTTCGCCGGCCTCAACGGCGCGCCGACGCCGGCCTGGCGGCTCACGCTCAACGGCAAGCCGCTGGACAGCGCGCTGCGCCGCCGGCTGGTGGCGCTGACGCTGACCGACAACCGCGGCTTCGACGCCGACCAGCTCGACATCGTGCTGGACGACAGCGACGGCATGCTAGAGCTGCCCGGCCGCGGCGCCGTCATCGCCGTGGCGCTGGGCTGGCGGCATAGCGGCCTGATCGACAAGGGCAGCTACACCGTCGACGAAGTGGAGCATAGCGGCACGCCGGACATTCTGACCCTGCGCGCCCGCTCCAGCGACTTGCGCGAAGGCATCGCCGCCAAGCGCGAAAAGAGCTGGAGCAAGACCACGCTCGGCGCCATCGTCCGCGCCATCGCCGCCGCCAACCAGCTGCAGCCGGCGATACCGGACTGGCTGGCCAAGCGCCGCGTCGAACAGCTGGACCAGCGCAATGAAAGCGACGCCCAGCTGCTGCACCGGCTGGCGCGCGAACACGACGCTGTGGCTACGGTGAAAAACGGCCGCCTAGTGTTCTGCAAAGCCGGCGACGCCGAAACCGTCAGTGGCAAGCCCTTCCCGGTCTGCACCCTCACCCGCGCCAGCGGCGACAGCCACCGCTTCAACATTGCCGACCGCAACGCCTACACCGCCGTCAAAGCCCAATGGCAGGATCTGAACCGGGCAAAGCGCGGCGAAATCATCGTCGACAAAAACACCCGCTTCGAACGCCGCGCCACCGTCACCAAGCTGGGACGCAAAACCAAGCGCAAAAAACTGACCGCCATTCAGCAAAAAGGCGTGGAGCCCAGCGCCGGCAACGTCAAAGTGCTGCGCCACATCTACGCCAGCGAAGCCACCGCACTGCAGGGGGCGAAAGCGGCATGGGAAAAGCTGCAGCGCGGCGCGGCCGAGTTCAGCATCAATCTGGCCTACGGCCGGCCGGAGCTGTTCGCCGAACTACCGGCCAGGGTGCAGGGCTTCAAGCCGGCCATCGACGCCACGGAATGGGTGATCAACAAAATCACCCACACCTTGAATGACGGCGGCTATACCTGCCAGTTGGAGCTGGAGATGAGGCTGGATGAAGTTAAATAA